From a single Capsicum annuum cultivar UCD-10X-F1 chromosome 12, UCD10Xv1.1, whole genome shotgun sequence genomic region:
- the LOC107850366 gene encoding homeobox-DDT domain protein RLT1 isoform X2 — MEDSREMHSEEDKGHIGKNRPRIIKTRAQREGLEKFYKEHKYPTESMKLEVAHSLGLTEKQVSGWFCHRRLKDKRLLRREINANGRQDRSSGIIQDRGSGFRQDSCGSTKQGDDKYFDHREVESRRLTGPEVSAADVMRDVAVQYRAESNLIEDTPSGSSSSLRDARFSQNVESLDMATSRYLPCNEPTGLKSVKPRTGPSGYLKVKGKVENASITAVKRQLGSLYRRDGPPLSVEFDMLPPGAFESPVQTPVDDPEYTGEPVLAPTADFAEVYKQSDSRIGYGLISKTNSRVSDLDGASFKKSSKSAYPEYYINQKPRQNSSMHNDDRYYLGRNSSTEMCKVSGREVGVDGRYNNMFMAKRDGTEIKTSPGSSGGFRSPYTGKVNREQVAPRFTNCNEASLKIVEEEDSERKPSNFVRKEIKQRYFPERVLSGKVEKDYLHVERPAVDESYNVDRMKMPWENEMKAAKRARDEAPSHQEYMRKAPVTIMPSQTNHPIRRVLYFPVL, encoded by the exons ATGGAag ATTCACGTGAAATGCATTCCGAAGAGGATAAAGGTCATATTGGGAAAAACAGGCCAAGAATAATCAAGACGCGTGCACAACGTGAAGGTCTAGAGAAATTCTATAAGG AACATAAGTATCCTACAGAGTCAATGAAATTGGAAGTGGCACATTCATTGGGATTAACAGAAAAGCAGGTTTCTGGGTGGTTTTGTCATAGGCGGTTGAAAGACAAGAGGCTATTAAGACGGGAAATTAATGCAAATGGAAGACAAGATCGTTCAAGTGGCATCATTCAGGACCGTGGCAGCGGTTTTAGGCAGGATTCTTGCGGAAGTACTAAGCAAGGTGATGATAAATATTTTGATCATCGGGAAGTTGAAAGTAGAAGATTAACTGGGCCAGAAGTCTCAGCTGCAGATGTGATGCGTGATGTTGCCGTTCAGTATAGAGCAGAGTCTAATCTCATTGAAGACACACCTTCAGGAAGTAGCTCTTCCTTACGGGATGCACGTTTTTCACAAAATGTAGAATCACTTGATATGGCAACTTCAAGATACCTACCATGTAATGAACCTACTGGTCTTAAGAGTGTGAAACCAAGGACCGGCCCATCAGGGTATTTAAAAGTGAAAGGCAAGGTAGAAAATGCTTCAATTACTGCTGTGAAGAGGCAATTGGGAAGTCTCTACCGGCGAGATGGTCCACCACTTAGTGTGGAATTTGACATGCTTCCGCCGGGTGCTTTTGAATCACCAGTGCAAACTCCTGTTGATG ACCCCGAATATACTGGAGAACCTGTTCTAGCTCCGACAGCAGATTTCGCTGAAGTCTACAAGCAATCCGATTCACGCATA GGGTATGGATTGATTTCCAAGACAAACTCTCGCGTCTCTGATTTGGATGGTGCAAGTTTCAAAAAATCAAGCAAGTCTGCTTATCCTGAATATTATATCAACCAAAAACCCCGTCAGAATTCGTCTATGCACAATGATGATCGATACTATCTTGGAAGGAACTCGTCGACAGAGATGTGCAAAGTTTCCGGAAGAGAAGTGGGAGTTGATGGCAGATACAACAATATGTTTATGGCTAAACGTGATGGTACAGAAATTAAAACTAGTCCTGGCTCTAGTGGTGGTTTTCGAAGTCCCTACACTGGAAAGGTCAATAGGGAGCAGGTGGCGCCTAGGTTCACTAACTGCAATGAAGCGAGCCTTAAGATTGTGGAGGAGGAAGATTCTGAACGCAAGCCTTCAAATTTTGTCCGGAAGGAAATTAAGCAGCGTTATTTTCCGGAGAGAGTGCTCTCCGGTAAAGTTGAAAAG GATTACCTCCATGTGGAAAGACCAGCAGTTGATGAAAGTTATAATGTAGATCGCATGAAGATGCCCTGGGAGAATGAAATGAAG GCGGCCAAAAGAGCAAGGGATGAAGCTCCTAGCCATCAAGAGTATATGAGGAAAGCACCAGTGACCATAATGCCATCCCAGACAAATCATCCAATAAG GAGGGTCTTGTATTTTCCGGTGTTATAG
- the LOC107850366 gene encoding homeobox-DDT domain protein RLT1 isoform X1 produces the protein MEDSREMHSEEDKGHIGKNRPRIIKTRAQREGLEKFYKEHKYPTESMKLEVAHSLGLTEKQVSGWFCHRRLKDKRLLRREINANGRQDRSSGIIQDRGSGFRQDSCGSTKQGDDKYFDHREVESRRLTGPEVSAADVMRDVAVQYRAESNLIEDTPSGSSSSLRDARFSQNVESLDMATSRYLPCNEPTGLKSVKPRTGPSGYLKVKGKVENASITAVKRQLGSLYRRDGPPLSVEFDMLPPGAFESPVQTPVDDPEYTGEPVLAPTADFAEVYKQSDSRIGYGLISKTNSRVSDLDGASFKKSSKSAYPEYYINQKPRQNSSMHNDDRYYLGRNSSTEMCKVSGREVGVDGRYNNMFMAKRDGTEIKTSPGSSGGFRSPYTGKVNREQVAPRFTNCNEASLKIVEEEDSERKPSNFVRKEIKQRYFPERVLSGKVEKDYLHVERPAVDESYNVDRMKMPWENEMKAAKRARDEAPSHQEYMRKAPVTIMPSQTNHPIRSAAELSSSFSEDDKTEETSSFEG, from the exons ATGGAag ATTCACGTGAAATGCATTCCGAAGAGGATAAAGGTCATATTGGGAAAAACAGGCCAAGAATAATCAAGACGCGTGCACAACGTGAAGGTCTAGAGAAATTCTATAAGG AACATAAGTATCCTACAGAGTCAATGAAATTGGAAGTGGCACATTCATTGGGATTAACAGAAAAGCAGGTTTCTGGGTGGTTTTGTCATAGGCGGTTGAAAGACAAGAGGCTATTAAGACGGGAAATTAATGCAAATGGAAGACAAGATCGTTCAAGTGGCATCATTCAGGACCGTGGCAGCGGTTTTAGGCAGGATTCTTGCGGAAGTACTAAGCAAGGTGATGATAAATATTTTGATCATCGGGAAGTTGAAAGTAGAAGATTAACTGGGCCAGAAGTCTCAGCTGCAGATGTGATGCGTGATGTTGCCGTTCAGTATAGAGCAGAGTCTAATCTCATTGAAGACACACCTTCAGGAAGTAGCTCTTCCTTACGGGATGCACGTTTTTCACAAAATGTAGAATCACTTGATATGGCAACTTCAAGATACCTACCATGTAATGAACCTACTGGTCTTAAGAGTGTGAAACCAAGGACCGGCCCATCAGGGTATTTAAAAGTGAAAGGCAAGGTAGAAAATGCTTCAATTACTGCTGTGAAGAGGCAATTGGGAAGTCTCTACCGGCGAGATGGTCCACCACTTAGTGTGGAATTTGACATGCTTCCGCCGGGTGCTTTTGAATCACCAGTGCAAACTCCTGTTGATG ACCCCGAATATACTGGAGAACCTGTTCTAGCTCCGACAGCAGATTTCGCTGAAGTCTACAAGCAATCCGATTCACGCATA GGGTATGGATTGATTTCCAAGACAAACTCTCGCGTCTCTGATTTGGATGGTGCAAGTTTCAAAAAATCAAGCAAGTCTGCTTATCCTGAATATTATATCAACCAAAAACCCCGTCAGAATTCGTCTATGCACAATGATGATCGATACTATCTTGGAAGGAACTCGTCGACAGAGATGTGCAAAGTTTCCGGAAGAGAAGTGGGAGTTGATGGCAGATACAACAATATGTTTATGGCTAAACGTGATGGTACAGAAATTAAAACTAGTCCTGGCTCTAGTGGTGGTTTTCGAAGTCCCTACACTGGAAAGGTCAATAGGGAGCAGGTGGCGCCTAGGTTCACTAACTGCAATGAAGCGAGCCTTAAGATTGTGGAGGAGGAAGATTCTGAACGCAAGCCTTCAAATTTTGTCCGGAAGGAAATTAAGCAGCGTTATTTTCCGGAGAGAGTGCTCTCCGGTAAAGTTGAAAAG GATTACCTCCATGTGGAAAGACCAGCAGTTGATGAAAGTTATAATGTAGATCGCATGAAGATGCCCTGGGAGAATGAAATGAAG GCGGCCAAAAGAGCAAGGGATGAAGCTCCTAGCCATCAAGAGTATATGAGGAAAGCACCAGTGACCATAATGCCATCCCAGACAAATCATCCAATAAG GTCTGCCGCAGAGTTGTCGTCCAGCTTTAGTGAAGACGACAAAACAGAAGAAACCAGTTCTTTCGAAGGTTGA